The following coding sequences lie in one Rutidosis leptorrhynchoides isolate AG116_Rl617_1_P2 chromosome 6, CSIRO_AGI_Rlap_v1, whole genome shotgun sequence genomic window:
- the LOC139851797 gene encoding probable glutathione S-transferase, with the protein MADEVKLYAVGGSPFVCRVKIVLNLKGIKYENVEEDLSNKSADLIKYNPVYKKVPVLLHNGKPISESLVIIEYIDDVWKGVAILPQDPYDKAVARFWAKFIDDKCIPAVSNAFRSKGEEQAVAEAHEQLQILEKAIAVKGTKFFGGDNINLVDIAAAFIAYWVGVMEEASGIKLVTKHKFPKLTEWSDDFVNCQVVKDVLPSREHLLGFFKKRFGNA; encoded by the exons ATGGCAGATGAAGTGAAGTTATATGCTGTTGGTGGAAGTCCATTTGTTTGCAGAGTGAAAATTGTGTTAAATCTGAAAGGAATTAAGTACGAAAACGTGGAAGAAGATCTTAGCAACAAGAGTGCTGATTTGATCAAGTACAATCCGGTTTATAAAAAAGTGCCCGTGTTGTTGCATAATGGGAAACCGATATCCGAGTCACTTGTGATCATTGAATATATTGATGATGTTTGGAAAGGAGTTGCTATTTTGCCTCAAGATCCTTATGATAAGGCTGTTGCTCGGTTTTGGGCTAAATTCATAGATGACAAG TGCATTCCTGCTGTGTCTAATGCTTTTCGTAGCAAAGGAGAGGAACAGGCAGTCGCAGAAGCTCATGAACAACTGCAAATACTAGAAAAAGCAATCGCAGTCAAAGGCACGAAGTTTTTCGGAGGTGATAACATAAATCTAGTTGACATTGCTGCTGCTTTCATAGCTTATTGGGTTGGAGTGATGGAAGAAGCATCTGGAATAAAGTTGGTCACAAAACATAAGTTCCCTAAACTAACCGAATGGTCTGATGACTTTGTTAACTGTCAAGTCGTCAAGGATGTCTTGCCGTCGAGAGAACATCTTCTTGGCTTTTTCAAAAAGCGATTTGGTAATGCGTAA